A window of Zingiber officinale cultivar Zhangliang chromosome 5A, Zo_v1.1, whole genome shotgun sequence contains these coding sequences:
- the LOC121980141 gene encoding uncharacterized protein LOC121980141: MASASSLQAPKLTKDNYRMWSIQMEALLGYLDVWDLVETGYTIAETSDGNEQALKAMKKREKAALFTIYQGVDEAAFELIALATTSQEAWEILKTAYDGVDKVKKIHLQALRAQFEALQQEALETISNYFSRVISIVHQMRRNGEELKDVRLVEKILRSLDSKFDFIDVAIEESKDLEVMAMEELMGSLQAYEQRILKKSEGRTLE, encoded by the coding sequence ATGGCTTCGGCGAGCTCCCTTCAAGCGCCAAAGTTAACCAAAGACAACTATAGAATGTGGAGTATACAAATGGAGGCTCTATTAGGTTACCTTGATGTATGGGACCTTGTGGAGACCGGTTATACTATAGCCGAAACAAGCGATGGGAATGAACAAGCTCTTAAGGCaatgaagaaaagagagaaggcGGCTTTATTCACTATCTATCAAGGAGTAGATGAAGCCGCTTTTGAGTTGATTGCTCTAGCAACAACGTCACAAGAGGCTTGGGAGATATTGAAGACAGCATATGATGGAGTAGATAAAGTAAAGAAGATTCATCTACAAGCTCTACGAGCTCAATTTGAAGCACTACAACAAGAGGCTTTAGAAACAATTTCTAATTATTTCTCCCGAGTTATCTCTATTGTTCATCAAATGAGAAGAAATGGCGAGGAGCTAAAAGATGTTCGACTCGTTGAAAAGATCTTAAGGTCTTTAGACTCAAAATTTGATTTCATAGATGTGGCGATCGAGGAATCAAAAGATTTGGAGGTGATGGCTATGGAAGAGCTTATGGGATCCCTTCAAGCATATGAACAAAGAATATTGAAGAAAAGTGAAGGAAGAACTTTAGAGTAG
- the LOC121983362 gene encoding protein NUCLEAR FUSION DEFECTIVE 6, mitochondrial-like: MASLCRSAAMATARSVVGRTRSLLSNSPPSRRAASTLRRSMAPALGSVESLMPLHSAIASARLTSFIAVDSSCWSWLSQGRSLPL; encoded by the exons ATGGCGTCGCTTTGCAGATCCGCCGCCATGGCCACCGCGAGATCCGTGGTGGGGCGCACCAGATCCCTGCTCTCGAACTCCCCACCGTCGCGTAGAGCTGCCTCAACCCTGAGGAG GTCCATGGCGCCGGCACTGGGAAGCGTCGAGTCGCTGATGCCGCTTCACAGCGCCATTGCATCCGCCCGTCTCACGTCTTTCATCGCTGTCGATTCTTCATGCTGGAGTTGGCTCTCCCAAG GACGTTCTTTGCCTTTGTGA